In the genome of Acidimicrobiia bacterium, one region contains:
- a CDS encoding class I SAM-dependent DNA methyltransferase, producing the protein MAPMSKAPEHLSQQELESYLWGAANLLRGLIDAGDYKQYVFPLLFFKRLSDVWDAEYHNALAETGDEVYARSTADDRFNIPDGAHWSDVRNASRDVGRALLNAFRAIEAANPERLASVFGNASWTDKAQMPDETLKNLIEHLSRHPLSLAAVPEDELGNAYEYLIKQFADDSGHTAQEFYTNRTLVHLMTQMLEPQAGERIYDPTVGTGGMLISALAEVKRRGDDARTLGLYGQELIHTTASIARMNLVLHGVEDFRIATGNTLSEPAFIERDRLMTFNVVLANPPYSIKKWNREAWQTDPWGRNFLGAPPQGRADYAFFQHILRSLDPETGRCAVLFPHGVLFRNEEAAMRHKLIELDLLECVLGLGPNLFYNSPMEACVVVCRTQKPPERQGRILFIDAVHEVARDRAQSFLKPEHQERILKAYQAFDDQPGFAAVATIDEVLAKDGNLSIPRYVRPVVEASGSNPHGDVKTLWSGLEASGREFWQQMDAVVDMLDGMLTAEANHG; encoded by the coding sequence ATGGCTCCAATGAGCAAAGCACCCGAACACCTCAGCCAACAAGAGCTTGAGTCCTACCTGTGGGGTGCCGCCAACCTGCTACGCGGCCTTATCGACGCCGGCGACTACAAGCAGTACGTCTTCCCGCTGCTCTTCTTCAAGCGCCTCTCTGACGTCTGGGACGCGGAGTACCACAACGCCCTCGCTGAGACCGGCGATGAGGTCTACGCCCGCTCCACTGCCGACGACCGCTTCAACATCCCCGACGGTGCCCACTGGTCCGATGTCCGCAACGCGTCACGCGACGTGGGGCGGGCGCTGCTGAATGCTTTCCGGGCCATCGAAGCCGCCAATCCCGAGCGTCTAGCCAGCGTCTTTGGTAATGCTTCGTGGACCGACAAGGCACAGATGCCCGATGAGACGCTCAAGAACCTGATTGAGCATCTCTCCCGACACCCCCTGAGTCTTGCCGCGGTTCCCGAAGACGAACTCGGGAACGCCTACGAGTACCTCATCAAGCAGTTCGCCGACGACAGCGGACACACCGCCCAGGAGTTCTACACCAACCGCACTCTCGTCCACCTGATGACCCAGATGCTCGAACCGCAAGCCGGCGAGCGTATCTACGACCCCACCGTCGGAACCGGCGGCATGCTCATCTCGGCCCTCGCCGAAGTGAAGCGGCGCGGTGATGACGCCCGCACACTCGGCCTCTACGGCCAAGAGCTGATCCACACCACGGCCTCGATTGCCCGCATGAACCTCGTTCTCCATGGCGTCGAGGATTTCCGCATCGCCACCGGCAACACACTCAGCGAACCCGCCTTCATCGAACGCGACCGGTTGATGACCTTCAACGTGGTCCTCGCCAACCCGCCATATTCGATCAAGAAGTGGAACCGCGAGGCGTGGCAGACCGACCCTTGGGGCCGAAACTTCCTCGGCGCTCCACCCCAAGGCCGCGCGGATTATGCCTTCTTTCAGCACATCCTCAGAAGCCTTGATCCCGAGACCGGCCGCTGCGCCGTCCTCTTCCCCCACGGCGTGCTCTTCCGCAACGAAGAAGCCGCAATGCGCCACAAACTGATCGAACTGGACCTTCTCGAATGCGTCCTTGGCCTCGGACCCAACCTCTTCTACAACTCGCCCATGGAAGCCTGCGTGGTCGTCTGCCGCACGCAGAAGCCGCCTGAACGGCAGGGTCGCATCCTGTTCATCGATGCCGTGCACGAGGTCGCCCGCGATCGCGCCCAGAGCTTTCTCAAGCCCGAACACCAGGAACGGATCCTCAAGGCCTACCAAGCATTCGACGACCAGCCCGGCTTCGCCGCGGTAGCCACCATCGACGAGGTCCTAGCCAAGGACGGCAACCTCTCAATCCCCCGCTACGTGCGGCCCGTCGTCGAGGCATCCGGAAGCAATCCCCACGGCGACGTCAAGACCCTGTGGTCCGGGCTAGAAGCGAGCGGCCGCGAGTTCTGGCAGCAGATGGACGCGGTCGTGGACATGCTCGACGGCATGCTCACTGCGGAGGCCAACCATGGTTGA